In Frondihabitans sp. PAMC 28766, a genomic segment contains:
- a CDS encoding ADP-ribosylglycohydrolase family protein, which yields MSTTDRATGALVGMACGDALGAGYEFGPALPDDRVVRMKGGGGFMWEPGEWTDDTSMAIPLAQALARGDRLDDAETLDRVVSEWATWADTAPDVGNQTRAVLGQLQDATEASARVAARAEHERYGQSGGNGSLMRTAPVALGHLSDPEGLVATARRVSDLTHFDEDAGDACVIWCLAIRRAIVDGELDVRSGIDALPSDRRQRWHDLLDVAEASQPRDFTSNGWVVEAVQGAWSAITHGTTLVDMLERAVRGGNDTDTVAAIAGGLAGAFYGASAVPPEWREIVHGWPGLRFGDLVELAEAAI from the coding sequence ATGAGCACAACGGACCGCGCCACCGGCGCCCTGGTCGGCATGGCCTGCGGCGACGCCCTCGGCGCCGGCTACGAGTTCGGCCCGGCGCTGCCCGACGACCGCGTCGTGCGCATGAAGGGCGGCGGCGGCTTCATGTGGGAGCCCGGCGAGTGGACGGACGACACCTCGATGGCCATCCCCCTTGCCCAGGCGCTGGCGCGCGGGGATCGGCTCGACGATGCCGAAACCCTCGACCGTGTCGTCAGTGAGTGGGCGACCTGGGCCGACACGGCGCCCGACGTCGGCAACCAGACGCGGGCCGTGCTGGGGCAGCTGCAGGATGCGACGGAGGCGAGCGCCCGAGTCGCCGCGCGAGCCGAGCACGAGCGATACGGGCAGTCAGGAGGCAACGGGTCGCTGATGCGGACGGCGCCGGTCGCGCTCGGCCACCTGTCCGACCCCGAGGGCCTCGTTGCAACGGCTCGGCGGGTGAGCGACCTGACGCACTTCGACGAGGATGCGGGGGATGCCTGCGTGATCTGGTGCCTCGCGATCCGGAGGGCGATCGTCGACGGCGAGCTCGACGTGCGCAGTGGCATCGACGCGCTGCCCTCCGACCGGCGGCAGCGGTGGCACGACCTCCTCGACGTCGCCGAGGCGTCGCAGCCGCGCGACTTCACGAGCAACGGATGGGTTGTCGAAGCGGTGCAGGGAGCCTGGTCGGCGATCACGCACGGCACGACGCTCGTCGACATGCTCGAGCGCGCAGTGCGCGGCGGCAACGACACCGACACGGTCGCTGCGATCGCGGGCGGCCTGGCCGGGGCGTTCTACGGCGCGAGTGCCGTGCCACCGGAGTGGCGCGAGATCGTGCACGGGTGGCCAGGGCTGCGGTTCGGTGACCTCGTCGAGTTGGCCGAGGCTGCGATCTAG
- a CDS encoding type II toxin-antitoxin system death-on-curing family toxin codes for MSTYFLDREDVLIAGSAAFGSALAVRDFGLLDAAVARPQSSVFGLDAYPDVWQKAAALLHSIARNHALVDGNKRTAWAAAWVFLGCNGVSLRVDFDVDAAYELMIEAAIGETAVPELASALRFFAASA; via the coding sequence GTGAGCACTTACTTCCTCGACCGCGAGGATGTGCTGATTGCGGGGAGCGCGGCGTTCGGCTCTGCTCTCGCGGTCCGAGACTTCGGCCTGCTCGATGCGGCGGTGGCTCGGCCTCAGAGCTCGGTCTTCGGGCTAGACGCGTACCCAGACGTGTGGCAGAAGGCAGCCGCGCTGCTTCATTCGATCGCTCGCAATCACGCTTTGGTCGATGGGAACAAGCGCACCGCGTGGGCCGCCGCCTGGGTTTTCTTGGGATGCAATGGCGTGAGTCTTCGCGTCGACTTCGATGTGGATGCGGCTTACGAGCTCATGATCGAGGCCGCCATCGGAGAGACCGCCGTGCCAGAGCTGGCGAGCGCGCTGCGCTTCTTCGCCGCATCGGCCTGA
- a CDS encoding SDR family oxidoreductase translates to MALPNLHDSVVIVTGASSGMGEATARALHAAGAHPVLAARRADRLEALSAELGDALSFAMDVTHPGHVSRLVDGTLAHYGRIDGLVNNAGASLSGTVADVDLDEFRGVLELNVVAPVALTQAVVPSMRAAGHGTIVNVSSGTTRRVAVGLSPYASTKSALNMLTLASRAELADDGIDVSLLVPFITATEFGGGMFQGPDVQVAGGKPHSASYVAAVILRMLQTGEERIDLLPGPEDGPLTSLP, encoded by the coding sequence ATGGCCCTCCCGAACCTCCACGACTCCGTCGTCATCGTCACCGGCGCCTCCTCCGGCATGGGCGAGGCGACGGCCCGCGCCCTCCACGCCGCCGGAGCCCACCCCGTCCTCGCCGCCCGCCGCGCCGACCGCCTCGAGGCCCTCTCGGCCGAGCTCGGCGACGCCCTCTCTTTCGCGATGGACGTGACGCATCCCGGCCATGTCTCGCGCCTGGTCGACGGCACGCTGGCTCATTACGGCAGGATCGACGGGCTGGTCAACAACGCAGGAGCCTCCCTCTCGGGCACCGTGGCCGACGTCGACCTCGACGAGTTCCGCGGGGTGCTCGAGCTCAACGTCGTGGCACCCGTCGCCCTCACGCAGGCTGTCGTGCCGAGCATGCGCGCTGCCGGTCACGGCACCATCGTCAACGTGAGCTCGGGCACAACTCGCCGCGTCGCCGTGGGCCTCTCGCCCTACGCGTCGACGAAGTCCGCGCTCAACATGCTCACCCTCGCCTCCCGCGCCGAGCTCGCCGACGACGGCATCGACGTGTCACTGCTCGTGCCGTTCATCACGGCGACGGAGTTCGGCGGCGGCATGTTCCAGGGCCCGGACGTGCAGGTGGCGGGCGGGAAGCCGCACAGCGCTTCGTACGTCGCCGCGGTCATCCTGCGGATGCTGCAGACGGGGGAGGAGCGGATCGATCTGTTGCCGGGGCCGGAGGATGGGCCACTCACGTCGTTGCCATAA
- a CDS encoding HNH endonuclease signature motif containing protein, whose product MDQVPVSSRRRPAEADVRQLVWKRDGGKCRSCGSNTELQLDHIIPVAYGGATTVDNLQVLCGPCNRRKGASVS is encoded by the coding sequence ATGGATCAGGTCCCCGTCTCTAGCCGCCGGCGGCCCGCCGAGGCTGACGTGCGTCAGCTCGTTTGGAAACGAGATGGTGGGAAGTGCCGTTCGTGTGGCAGCAATACAGAATTACAGTTGGACCACATCATTCCGGTCGCCTATGGCGGAGCGACGACCGTCGACAATCTCCAGGTACTTTGTGGGCCGTGCAATAGGCGAAAAGGGGCAAGCGTATCTTGA
- a CDS encoding DUF4234 domain-containing protein produces the protein MTIDLQLQQRSAVAVFFLPIITFGIYSIVWLAKTRGEVNRSGAHAMTTWWILCPFGFFWYFWSLAKGIDAVTGLGTGGDYALLLLLGQLGQAIVQARINARVSVPTYAPPVPFAA, from the coding sequence ATGACGATTGATCTTCAGCTTCAGCAGCGGTCCGCCGTGGCCGTGTTCTTCCTGCCGATAATCACGTTCGGGATCTACTCGATCGTGTGGCTGGCCAAGACGCGGGGCGAGGTCAACCGCAGTGGTGCTCACGCCATGACGACGTGGTGGATCCTCTGCCCGTTCGGCTTCTTCTGGTATTTCTGGTCGCTCGCGAAGGGAATCGACGCCGTCACGGGGCTCGGCACTGGTGGCGACTATGCACTCCTTCTGCTGCTGGGCCAGCTCGGTCAGGCCATCGTGCAGGCTCGCATCAACGCACGCGTCAGCGTGCCGACGTACGCGCCGCCGGTTCCGTTCGCCGCTTAG
- a CDS encoding TM2 domain-containing protein, translated as MADTAYQAPQAPYPPLPPYAPPVGVSNKSFTATWLLALFLGGIGVDRFYLGKVGTGILKLITLGGFGVWALIDLILVLTGVTRDKQGRPLAGREQTKKVAWIVTGVLLALSIVLGAVDGANTSSQSVSQSFNEGVNSAQNQSAAAPAKVAAPAKKAAAPAAPKKSTAPVNTGGTWAAKTYGTFSPITKSGTGDDVITLPAGIKAGLVTAKYTGTGNFSMSVLDASNQSTGELLVDTIGSYSGVTGWGFSTLGKDTTIQVSADAAWSVTLTPVSSAPKLTTSGAGDGVFLYSGGSGTLTATHAGTSNFTVEENTNAAFSDPLLIDTIGTYSGTVPLTAGPAVIVIGADGTWTMLTK; from the coding sequence ATGGCCGACACCGCCTACCAAGCACCCCAGGCGCCGTACCCTCCCCTTCCCCCGTACGCGCCGCCGGTCGGCGTCTCGAACAAGTCGTTCACGGCGACCTGGTTGCTCGCGTTGTTCCTCGGCGGCATCGGGGTCGACCGATTCTATCTCGGGAAGGTGGGCACCGGCATCCTGAAGCTCATCACGCTCGGTGGGTTCGGCGTCTGGGCCCTGATCGACTTGATCCTCGTGCTCACCGGCGTCACCCGCGACAAGCAGGGCCGCCCACTGGCCGGACGCGAGCAGACCAAGAAGGTGGCCTGGATCGTCACCGGCGTGCTGCTGGCACTGTCGATCGTGCTGGGCGCCGTGGACGGAGCCAACACGAGTTCACAGTCCGTGTCGCAGTCGTTCAACGAAGGCGTCAACAGTGCGCAGAATCAGAGCGCCGCCGCACCGGCCAAGGTCGCTGCTCCCGCCAAGAAAGCTGCCGCACCGGCCGCACCGAAGAAGTCGACCGCTCCGGTCAACACCGGCGGCACGTGGGCCGCGAAGACCTACGGAACGTTCTCCCCGATCACCAAGAGCGGCACCGGAGACGACGTGATCACGCTGCCTGCCGGCATCAAGGCCGGGCTGGTCACGGCGAAGTACACCGGCACCGGCAACTTCTCGATGTCGGTGCTCGACGCTTCGAACCAGTCGACCGGCGAGCTGCTCGTCGATACCATCGGCAGCTACAGCGGCGTGACCGGCTGGGGCTTCTCGACGCTCGGCAAGGACACCACGATCCAGGTCAGCGCCGACGCAGCCTGGTCGGTCACTCTCACCCCGGTGTCGTCGGCGCCGAAGCTCACGACATCCGGAGCAGGCGACGGGGTCTTTCTCTACTCCGGCGGCTCGGGCACGCTGACCGCGACCCACGCCGGCACGAGCAACTTCACAGTCGAGGAGAACACCAACGCGGCCTTCTCCGACCCGCTGCTCATCGACACGATCGGCACCTACAGCGGCACAGTCCCGCTGACCGCGGGCCCCGCCGTGATCGTCATCGGCGCTGACGGCACCTGGACGATGCTGACGAAGTAG
- a CDS encoding IS256 family transposase has translation MALDQSALLELLAQLKLTDVSDRIRSATEQLYQQLIDAEAAAFIGAAPFERVDTRTTHRNGTRPRVLTTTAGDLQLEIPKLRQGSFFPALLERRRRVDQALYAVVMEAYLHGVSTRKVDDLVKSLGADSGISKSEVSRICADLDQEVGAFRDRSLADLEYPYVFLDATYCKARVGHRVVSQAVVVAFGVAADGRREVLGFDVGDSENEVFWTGFLRGLKARGLAGVKLVISDAHSGLKKAIGTVFQGASWQRCRVHFMRNVLAIVPKASGEVVASIIRTIFAQPDREHVNTQFDEVTRTLQQSHPKVAVMLDDARVDILAFAGFPVKHWRQIWSTNPMERVNKEIKRRTDVVGVFPNPAALLRLAGAVLVEQHDEWEAGDRRYLSETSMAALYAVEPADSSVIEEVVALPELNAA, from the coding sequence ATGGCTCTTGACCAGTCTGCCCTGCTCGAACTCCTCGCCCAATTGAAACTCACCGACGTGTCCGACAGGATCCGATCCGCGACGGAACAGCTGTATCAGCAGCTCATCGATGCGGAGGCGGCCGCGTTCATCGGCGCCGCCCCGTTCGAACGCGTCGACACCCGCACCACCCACCGCAACGGGACCCGCCCGAGAGTGCTCACGACAACGGCTGGGGATCTGCAGTTGGAGATCCCGAAGCTGCGGCAGGGATCGTTCTTCCCCGCCCTGCTCGAGCGCCGCCGCCGCGTCGATCAGGCCCTGTATGCGGTCGTGATGGAGGCCTACCTCCATGGGGTATCAACGAGGAAGGTCGACGATCTCGTGAAGAGCCTCGGCGCCGACAGCGGCATCTCGAAATCGGAGGTGTCCCGGATCTGCGCGGACCTCGACCAGGAAGTCGGTGCGTTCCGGGACCGATCCTTGGCCGATCTCGAATACCCCTACGTCTTCCTTGACGCGACCTACTGCAAAGCCCGGGTCGGGCACCGAGTGGTGTCCCAGGCTGTCGTCGTCGCGTTTGGCGTCGCGGCCGACGGGCGCCGGGAAGTGCTCGGGTTCGACGTCGGAGACAGCGAGAACGAGGTCTTCTGGACCGGGTTCCTCCGTGGCCTGAAGGCGCGGGGCCTTGCCGGGGTGAAGCTCGTCATCTCCGACGCCCACTCGGGGTTGAAGAAAGCGATCGGGACCGTGTTCCAGGGTGCGTCGTGGCAGCGCTGCCGGGTCCATTTCATGCGCAATGTCCTCGCGATTGTCCCGAAGGCCTCCGGTGAAGTCGTCGCGTCGATCATCCGCACGATCTTTGCCCAGCCCGACCGGGAGCATGTGAACACCCAGTTCGACGAGGTCACCCGAACGCTGCAGCAGTCCCATCCGAAAGTCGCCGTCATGCTCGACGACGCCCGAGTCGACATCCTCGCCTTCGCGGGGTTCCCGGTGAAGCATTGGCGGCAGATCTGGTCCACGAACCCGATGGAACGAGTGAACAAAGAGATCAAACGGCGCACCGATGTCGTCGGCGTGTTCCCGAACCCGGCAGCCCTTTTGCGGCTCGCTGGCGCGGTCCTCGTCGAGCAGCACGACGAGTGGGAAGCCGGCGACCGCCGCTACCTCTCCGAGACCTCCATGGCCGCCCTCTACGCCGTCGAACCGGCCGACAGCAGCGTCATCGAGGAGGTGGTTGCTCTCCCCGAACTCAACGCTGCATAA
- a CDS encoding NUDIX hydrolase gives MPTYRDSHHKTLADYPRPSVAVDTAVLTVTPERQLAVLLVEAGATAGAGTTASSSAGPGTSAGPAKSPTSRRLPGTFLHEGERLADAVLRSLRDKAGIEGLAPRQLHVFDEPERDDRGWVLSVAHLVAVPFDRVSQDRAKAAFVPVSEVEPLPYGHNEIVARAVATLRADYAEHPDPAALVAGPFTLTQLRQTHEVLAGEALQRDAFRRAMEPQLRKVDARSEGSVGKPAQLYTRA, from the coding sequence GTGCCCACCTACCGCGACTCGCATCACAAGACGCTCGCCGACTACCCGCGCCCCTCGGTCGCGGTCGACACGGCCGTGCTGACGGTCACGCCCGAGCGACAGCTCGCCGTCCTGCTGGTCGAGGCGGGCGCGACCGCCGGGGCGGGCACCACAGCCAGCTCGAGCGCCGGCCCGGGCACAAGCGCCGGCCCGGCGAAGAGCCCGACGAGCCGTCGTCTGCCCGGCACATTCCTCCACGAGGGCGAGCGCCTCGCCGACGCCGTCCTCCGCTCGCTTCGCGACAAGGCGGGCATCGAGGGGCTCGCGCCGCGCCAATTGCACGTGTTCGACGAGCCCGAACGCGACGATCGTGGCTGGGTCTTGTCGGTAGCGCATCTGGTCGCGGTCCCGTTCGATCGGGTGTCGCAGGATCGGGCGAAAGCCGCGTTCGTGCCGGTGTCCGAGGTCGAGCCCCTGCCCTACGGCCACAACGAGATCGTGGCTCGGGCTGTCGCGACGCTCCGCGCGGACTATGCCGAGCACCCGGATCCTGCCGCCCTTGTCGCGGGGCCGTTCACGTTGACGCAGCTGCGGCAGACGCACGAGGTGCTGGCGGGCGAGGCGTTGCAGCGCGACGCCTTCCGTCGGGCGATGGAGCCGCAGCTGCGCAAGGTCGACGCGCGCAGCGAGGGCTCGGTCGGCAAGCCCGCGCAGCTCTACACGCGCGCCTGA
- a CDS encoding type I restriction endonuclease: MEFEERLNALATKVRNQREAIQTEEATKNAFIMPFISTILGYDVFNPLEVVPEFTADVGVKKGEKIDYAIMRGGEVQMLIECKKSAEGLKIEHASQLFRYFAVTNARIAVLTNGEIYQFYTDLDAPNRMDAKPFLVLDLGDIDESLIPSLIKLSKEVFDLDSVINEAEELKYVGSIKRAIATEFREPADDFIKLFTTRVYEGSITQKVREQFTGLVTKAAKQFLNDQVNDRLKTALGTPGFASMTSEVEPKSVNSQDVVAEDLDRDTEIVTTAEELMGYQIVKAIACSEVKPERVAQRDSKSYFAILLDDNNRKPIARLHFNGKSTKYLGLFDEAKNETRHALESLDEIYQHSEAIRQSVRNYA; encoded by the coding sequence ATGGAGTTCGAAGAACGACTGAACGCGTTGGCCACGAAGGTCCGCAACCAACGTGAGGCAATCCAGACCGAAGAGGCCACGAAGAACGCATTCATCATGCCGTTCATTTCGACCATCCTCGGATACGACGTGTTCAACCCCCTCGAGGTCGTGCCTGAGTTCACTGCCGACGTCGGCGTGAAGAAGGGCGAGAAGATCGATTACGCGATCATGCGCGGGGGCGAAGTCCAGATGCTGATCGAATGCAAGAAGTCGGCAGAGGGGCTCAAAATCGAGCACGCCTCGCAGCTCTTCCGCTACTTCGCCGTGACGAACGCGCGCATCGCGGTCCTGACCAACGGCGAGATCTACCAGTTCTACACAGACCTCGACGCCCCCAACCGGATGGACGCGAAGCCGTTCCTCGTCCTCGACCTCGGTGACATCGATGAGTCACTCATCCCGTCGTTGATCAAGTTGAGCAAAGAGGTCTTCGATCTCGACTCGGTAATCAACGAGGCTGAAGAGCTCAAGTACGTGGGCTCTATCAAGCGAGCCATCGCAACCGAGTTCCGCGAGCCGGCCGACGACTTCATCAAGCTGTTCACCACTCGCGTCTACGAAGGCTCGATCACGCAGAAGGTGCGCGAGCAGTTCACCGGTCTGGTCACGAAGGCCGCGAAGCAGTTCCTCAACGACCAGGTCAACGACCGACTCAAGACGGCATTGGGCACACCCGGATTCGCGTCTATGACCAGCGAGGTCGAGCCCAAGTCGGTCAACAGCCAAGACGTCGTCGCCGAAGATCTCGATCGTGACACCGAGATCGTCACGACGGCCGAGGAGCTCATGGGCTACCAGATCGTCAAGGCCATCGCATGCAGCGAGGTCAAGCCCGAGCGCGTCGCTCAGCGCGATTCCAAGTCGTACTTCGCGATCCTGCTCGACGACAACAATCGCAAGCCGATCGCACGCCTGCATTTCAACGGCAAGTCGACGAAATACCTCGGTCTCTTCGACGAGGCGAAGAACGAGACTCGTCACGCCCTCGAGTCGCTCGACGAGATCTATCAGCACTCCGAGGCGATCCGACAGTCGGTCAGGAACTACGCCTGA
- a CDS encoding bifunctional RecB family nuclease/DEAD/DEAH box helicase yields MYVDGDHVVTSPSDLSTWAACEWAFLRRLDAKLGRIDKAEDKADAMLERTATLGIEHEERYLERLRTEHGAENVVEFADRPAPAEYASAAEAARAAMAAGAKVLYQATFFDGWFLGFSDFLILNDAGAYEVYDTKLARHAKITALLQLAGYAEQIAALGLPVGDRVRLVLGDNSVSSHELADLLPVYRVQLARLRATLAERFLAEAAVEWGDPLYAACGRCSACETEVEAHRDLVLVAGMRLDQRSRLQDAGITTIDDLATSTGPVDGLSAKVLAKLRRQAAAQVASDGVPQVEVLDARAFAAIPDPDAGDIFFDFEGDPLYSEDNDVWGLDYLFGLVEADERFVPFWAHTFADERAALVAFLEYVAERRAAYPNMHIYHYASYERTHLLSLAARHGVGEQQVDDLLRDNVLVDLYPVVRQALVVGSHSYSLKKLEPLYMPGDRSDYDVTNAADSIQAYVDAMEVMRTNTVTGQRMLDQVGAYNEYDCVSTLKLRDWLLGLATAAAASATAEGAGAGAPFGQAPLDDVESELERIVREPDPVYLGLMAHLDGVDPLDRTPDQTAIALAAAAIDYHRREEKTYWQEHFARLRDPIDEFADTRDVFVVERASVYRDWAPPVGRGKSWSRELRLSLRPAPGSKLREGSPIGPLLYDFPHPLGLRDAGSGSRGYTQSVALASVQATPDGLEAVVVERAATEADAYDALPVVLGPAAPPRAAPQPAAISEWGGHVLDHIDDLPADPALDLLRRLPPRGPIAPIVDDEDAVTPVVTTLLGMDQSALAIQGPPGTGKTYVGSRVIARLVVEHGWKIGVVAQSHAAVENVLTAVVEAGLAPELVGKERKDGVTDDVAWTAVKKGKTADFASRDGGFVVGGTAWTFAGANKVGRRSLDLLVVEEAGQFSLAPTIAASVAARRILLLGDPQQLPQVSQGIHPEPVDQSALGWLAQGNDVLPARFGYFLAHTRRMAPEVCAPVSELSYAGELTSIAPPRSLDGVDPGLHVVPVTHRRNTTSSPEEVDRVVSLAVGLLGRTWVSDPAKAGEPLADTDIIVVAPYNAQVGLLRDALDAAGLAGTQVGTVDMFQGREAAVAIISLAASSAADIPRGLEFLLMPNRLNVAISRAQWAAFLVASPGLALGLPQSVGELRLLSRYLTLIEGRDEPAPVVADA; encoded by the coding sequence ATGTACGTAGACGGAGACCACGTCGTCACCAGCCCGTCCGACCTGAGCACGTGGGCGGCGTGCGAGTGGGCCTTCTTGCGGCGGCTCGACGCGAAGCTGGGGCGCATCGACAAGGCCGAAGACAAGGCCGACGCGATGCTCGAGCGCACGGCGACGCTCGGCATCGAGCACGAAGAGCGCTACCTCGAGCGGCTCCGCACCGAGCACGGGGCCGAGAACGTCGTCGAGTTCGCCGACAGGCCTGCCCCGGCCGAGTACGCGAGTGCCGCAGAGGCAGCGCGAGCCGCGATGGCCGCGGGCGCGAAGGTGCTCTACCAGGCAACGTTTTTCGACGGGTGGTTCCTGGGGTTCTCCGACTTCCTCATCCTGAACGATGCCGGGGCCTACGAGGTCTACGACACCAAGCTCGCCCGCCACGCGAAGATCACGGCACTGCTGCAGCTCGCCGGTTACGCCGAGCAGATCGCAGCGCTCGGTCTGCCCGTGGGCGATCGCGTTCGCCTCGTTCTGGGCGACAACTCCGTCAGCTCGCACGAGCTCGCCGACCTGCTGCCGGTCTACAGGGTGCAGCTTGCGCGACTCCGGGCGACGCTTGCGGAGCGGTTTCTCGCCGAGGCAGCAGTCGAGTGGGGCGACCCTCTCTACGCAGCCTGCGGGCGATGCAGCGCCTGCGAGACCGAGGTCGAAGCGCACCGCGACCTTGTCCTCGTCGCGGGCATGCGCCTCGACCAGCGCAGCAGGCTGCAGGATGCCGGCATCACGACGATCGACGACCTCGCGACGTCGACGGGGCCGGTCGACGGGCTCTCGGCGAAGGTGCTGGCCAAGCTGCGACGGCAGGCCGCCGCACAGGTCGCCAGCGACGGGGTGCCGCAGGTGGAGGTGCTGGACGCGCGCGCGTTCGCAGCCATTCCTGATCCTGATGCCGGTGACATCTTCTTCGACTTCGAAGGCGACCCGCTCTACAGCGAAGACAACGACGTGTGGGGGCTCGACTACCTCTTCGGGCTGGTCGAAGCCGACGAGCGGTTCGTGCCGTTCTGGGCGCACACGTTCGCCGACGAGCGTGCAGCACTGGTCGCGTTTCTCGAGTACGTCGCCGAGCGGCGGGCGGCCTACCCGAACATGCACATCTACCACTACGCCTCGTACGAGCGGACGCACCTGCTGTCGCTGGCCGCCCGGCACGGGGTGGGCGAGCAGCAGGTCGACGACCTCCTGCGCGACAACGTGCTCGTCGACCTCTACCCGGTGGTGCGGCAGGCGCTCGTGGTCGGGTCGCACAGCTACTCGCTCAAGAAGCTCGAACCGCTCTACATGCCGGGCGACCGCTCGGACTACGACGTCACCAACGCGGCCGACAGCATCCAGGCGTACGTCGACGCGATGGAGGTCATGCGCACCAACACCGTGACCGGCCAGCGGATGCTCGACCAGGTCGGCGCCTACAACGAATACGACTGCGTGTCGACGCTGAAGCTGCGCGATTGGCTGCTGGGGCTTGCCACTGCCGCCGCTGCTTCGGCCACTGCGGAGGGCGCCGGTGCCGGGGCGCCGTTCGGCCAGGCGCCGCTCGACGACGTCGAGAGCGAGCTCGAGCGCATCGTCCGCGAGCCAGACCCCGTCTACCTCGGCCTCATGGCGCACCTCGACGGAGTCGACCCGCTCGACCGCACCCCCGACCAGACCGCCATCGCGCTCGCTGCGGCCGCGATCGACTACCACCGCCGCGAAGAGAAGACCTACTGGCAAGAGCACTTCGCCCGCCTCCGCGACCCCATCGACGAGTTCGCCGACACCCGCGACGTGTTCGTCGTCGAACGTGCCTCGGTCTACCGCGACTGGGCGCCGCCCGTCGGCCGCGGCAAGAGCTGGTCGCGCGAGCTGCGTCTGTCGCTGCGCCCGGCGCCGGGCAGCAAGCTGCGCGAGGGCTCGCCCATCGGCCCGCTGCTCTACGACTTCCCCCACCCTCTGGGGCTTCGCGACGCAGGATCGGGATCACGCGGCTACACCCAGAGCGTCGCCCTGGCCTCGGTGCAGGCCACGCCCGACGGGCTCGAAGCCGTCGTCGTCGAACGTGCTGCCACCGAGGCCGACGCCTACGACGCTCTGCCCGTCGTGCTCGGGCCGGCGGCCCCGCCGCGCGCTGCGCCACAGCCAGCCGCGATCTCGGAGTGGGGCGGCCACGTGCTCGACCACATCGACGACCTCCCGGCCGACCCGGCCCTCGACCTGCTGCGGCGGCTGCCGCCACGCGGACCCATCGCGCCGATCGTCGACGACGAGGATGCCGTCACGCCAGTCGTGACGACACTGCTCGGCATGGACCAGTCGGCGCTCGCGATCCAGGGGCCGCCCGGCACAGGCAAGACGTACGTCGGCAGCCGCGTCATCGCGCGGCTGGTCGTGGAACACGGCTGGAAAATCGGCGTCGTCGCGCAGTCGCACGCGGCGGTCGAGAACGTGCTCACCGCGGTCGTCGAGGCCGGGCTCGCACCCGAGCTCGTCGGCAAGGAGCGGAAAGACGGCGTCACGGACGATGTGGCGTGGACGGCCGTGAAGAAGGGCAAGACGGCTGACTTCGCGAGCCGGGACGGCGGGTTCGTGGTCGGCGGGACAGCGTGGACGTTCGCGGGGGCGAACAAGGTGGGGCGGCGCTCACTCGACCTGCTGGTCGTGGAGGAAGCAGGGCAGTTCTCGCTCGCGCCGACGATCGCCGCGTCGGTGGCCGCGCGCCGGATCCTGCTGCTCGGAGACCCGCAACAGTTGCCGCAGGTCAGCCAGGGCATTCACCCCGAGCCCGTCGACCAGTCGGCGCTCGGCTGGCTGGCCCAGGGCAATGACGTGCTGCCGGCACGGTTCGGCTACTTCCTCGCGCACACGCGGCGGATGGCGCCCGAGGTGTGTGCTCCCGTGTCCGAGCTGTCGTATGCGGGCGAGCTCACCTCGATCGCGCCGCCTCGGTCGCTCGACGGGGTGGATCCGGGGCTGCACGTGGTGCCCGTGACGCACCGGCGCAACACGACGTCGTCGCCCGAAGAGGTCGACCGGGTCGTCTCTCTCGCGGTGGGGCTCCTTGGGCGCACGTGGGTGTCCGACCCCGCCAAGGCCGGCGAGCCGCTCGCCGACACGGACATCATCGTGGTCGCGCCGTACAACGCGCAGGTCGGGCTGCTGCGCGACGCTCTGGATGCGGCCGGTCTGGCCGGCACGCAGGTCGGCACCGTCGACATGTTCCAGGGGCGGGAGGCCGCTGTCGCGATCATCTCGCTCGCGGCCTCCTCGGCCGCCGACATCCCCCGCGGGCTCGAGTTCTTGCTGATGCCGAACCGGCTCAACGTGGCCATCTCGCGGGCGCAGTGGGCGGCCTTCCTCGTGGCGTCGCCGGGGCTCGCGCTTGGGCTGCCGCAATCGGTCGGTGAGCTGCGGCTGCTCAGTCGCTACTTGACGCTGATCGAGGGGCGTGACGAGCCAGCTCCGGTTGTCGCCGACGCGTAG